One window from the genome of Alkalihalobacillus sp. LMS6 encodes:
- a CDS encoding AimR family lysis-lysogeny pheromone receptor, with protein sequence MQYVESLSNAMIENNIKQVDIIKATGLKKAHVSKIVAGSIEPGFLHLFSVIKYVMPERLTEVMDEFSLEVSNKESIMSSFEYATYYDRVELLKSLMSIYKESSKRDMQEFVSVYELVNSDKKPDDLIELYREVYGSLKSKEMQVKVYTCESLLYYRSNDVITMIKMAERIISKVSDLNETFFKYALAAKIKAAFATGSLYNEGDIHLVREVCDEVISNPVTSNMTLAATYHTLGHSYLYENHPLALKNLETAVNFYELCGNKGMVNEVRSNDIPFLNNIHNMTFDLTNVCAEERLHYYARKGDRENFNQVISKIDDLSTPYIKSYTAMMDKDLMNLFEAHISFLRMGNLFFAKFVQLATEKFKNEEEIVI encoded by the coding sequence ATGCAGTATGTTGAATCCTTATCAAACGCAATGATCGAAAATAATATTAAACAAGTAGACATCATTAAAGCTACGGGGTTAAAGAAAGCTCACGTTTCAAAGATCGTTGCGGGATCAATTGAGCCGGGATTTTTACATCTGTTCTCAGTGATTAAGTATGTTATGCCTGAGAGGCTGACAGAGGTTATGGATGAATTTTCTTTAGAAGTTTCAAATAAAGAAAGCATCATGTCATCTTTCGAATATGCCACTTACTATGATCGAGTTGAACTTTTAAAGTCATTAATGTCAATTTATAAAGAAAGTTCGAAAAGAGATATGCAAGAATTTGTTTCGGTTTATGAGCTAGTTAATTCAGATAAAAAACCTGATGATTTAATTGAGCTATATAGAGAGGTATACGGTTCCCTTAAATCAAAAGAAATGCAAGTTAAAGTCTACACTTGTGAGTCTTTACTCTACTACCGTTCGAATGATGTTATCACAATGATTAAAATGGCTGAGAGAATTATTTCTAAGGTTAGCGACTTGAACGAGACTTTCTTTAAATACGCTTTGGCAGCAAAAATAAAAGCTGCTTTTGCGACGGGGTCTTTATACAATGAAGGAGATATTCACTTAGTTAGGGAGGTTTGTGATGAGGTAATAAGCAATCCGGTAACTTCGAATATGACTTTAGCCGCGACTTATCACACGCTAGGTCATTCCTATTTATACGAGAATCATCCTTTAGCGCTTAAAAACCTTGAAACAGCCGTCAATTTTTATGAGTTATGCGGGAATAAGGGTATGGTTAACGAAGTAAGAAGTAATGATATTCCATTTCTAAATAACATCCACAATATGACGTTTGATCTCACGAACGTTTGCGCGGAAGAGAGACTTCATTATTACGCGAGAAAAGGTGATAGGGAAAATTTTAATCAAGTTATTAGTAAAATTGACGACCTTTCTACGCCTTATATTAAATCTTACACCGCGATGATGGATAAAGATTTGATGAATTTGTTTGAAGCTCACATCTCGTTCCTTAGAATGGGAAATTTATTTTTTGCAAAGTTTGTCCAATTGGCAACAGAAAAATTTAAAAACGAAGAGGAGATAGTTATATGA
- a CDS encoding toprim domain-containing protein: MDTEVDYRAELEAYDWSGATWSFDKLIARSPFRAHDNTPSFYVHLDGDAAGTWGDSGAEEGSEYKRGGFVKLLAYLREESEADTREYLGLNYDADLANKPRKRTLNIGRLRRAIASTAKKTRQTLDHAILAGLAAVSPYLVKRGISEATQRLFSIGAADHYVAMPWFHADGSLANVKYRSTRQKSFWYAKGGAPIHDLIYGIDVVYREKWREVMLCESEIDALASVEAGCNAIAAGGSTFSAARRDLIVRSPIEVVVIAADNDEAGDKFAQEVIGQLARTSVELRRVKFAADEKDVAEALAASGVERVRALRDGAESVGSPNLSKRI, translated from the coding sequence ATGGATACTGAGGTCGATTACCGCGCCGAACTAGAAGCTTACGATTGGTCTGGCGCGACGTGGTCCTTTGACAAGTTAATAGCACGATCGCCCTTTCGTGCACACGATAACACCCCGTCCTTTTACGTCCACCTCGACGGAGATGCCGCCGGAACCTGGGGCGACTCAGGCGCGGAAGAAGGATCGGAATACAAACGTGGTGGCTTCGTCAAGCTCCTCGCTTATCTGCGGGAGGAAAGCGAAGCGGACACGCGCGAATATCTCGGATTAAACTACGACGCTGACCTCGCCAATAAACCACGTAAACGAACGCTTAACATCGGTCGCCTGCGCCGCGCAATCGCTAGCACCGCTAAAAAGACGCGGCAAACGCTTGACCACGCGATCTTAGCCGGACTCGCGGCGGTAAGTCCGTATCTAGTAAAACGCGGCATTTCCGAGGCGACACAGCGCTTATTTTCGATCGGCGCCGCTGACCACTACGTCGCGATGCCGTGGTTTCACGCGGACGGCTCGCTCGCTAACGTTAAGTATCGTTCCACGCGGCAGAAATCGTTTTGGTATGCGAAAGGCGGCGCGCCGATACACGACCTCATATACGGCATCGACGTCGTTTACCGCGAGAAATGGCGTGAGGTTATGTTGTGCGAGTCGGAAATAGACGCGTTAGCGAGCGTCGAGGCGGGCTGTAACGCGATTGCAGCGGGTGGGTCGACATTTTCGGCAGCTAGACGAGACTTAATCGTGCGATCACCGATTGAGGTAGTCGTGATAGCCGCGGACAATGACGAGGCGGGAGACAAATTTGCGCAGGAAGTGATCGGGCAGTTGGCGAGGACAAGCGTTGAATTGCGTAGGGTCAAGTTCGCGGCGGACGAAAAAGACGTGGCAGAGGCGCTGGCTGCGAGCGGTGTCGAACGGGTTCGGGCGCTTCGTGACGGGGCTGAGAGCGTGGGGAGTCCGAATTTGTCGAAAAGAATTTAG
- a CDS encoding DNA helicase, translating into MSNYGEQILSKIVESGDLGAIKRFGIKRDHFATEGERQAYDFIRSYGAENDNQPPSYATFAAECADVLYMPGITDSFEWMTRQLKADAAREELLKRMESTEFNRTLEQTSDGVEMAKYLERVAQDVIAANTVEHAVGKTFEQLKVDFQTEYQSRKEGRSFKIWKTPFESLNKEIGGLYSGDIYGFFAESGRGKSYSIIVFVHFLLMQGAKVFVKSFEMHSYRWLSRLFSVMTAEQSLLKNERGEVVGVPNRELLTGKLSEEYEAEFMRMLDEINDYYPGELLLQAKGESGEGKITRSLNELDEELSRRPDIDVVVIDPIYGFSDVYGRNNNRTTGGAAEQSARRFEGLVGDHNVVGIYAVQADVDRKEKGEDVGSHELRIPSRDKVKTTKALLEIATILFGFDSNNDGLAALGIEKGRDGGEDFELELISMLDVGVLREPVISPTQFI; encoded by the coding sequence ATGTCGAACTATGGCGAGCAAATACTCAGTAAGATCGTAGAGAGTGGCGACCTTGGCGCAATCAAACGGTTCGGCATTAAACGCGACCACTTTGCTACGGAAGGTGAACGCCAAGCCTACGATTTCATTCGCTCATATGGCGCGGAGAACGATAACCAGCCGCCATCCTACGCTACCTTCGCCGCGGAGTGTGCAGACGTATTATATATGCCAGGGATAACGGATAGTTTCGAATGGATGACACGCCAACTAAAAGCAGACGCAGCACGCGAGGAACTACTAAAGCGAATGGAAAGCACGGAGTTTAATAGAACGTTAGAGCAGACGTCTGATGGCGTGGAGATGGCGAAGTACCTCGAAAGAGTTGCGCAGGATGTCATAGCGGCTAATACCGTTGAGCACGCGGTAGGCAAAACGTTCGAGCAGTTAAAAGTAGATTTCCAAACGGAATATCAATCTCGAAAAGAAGGGCGGTCATTTAAAATATGGAAAACACCATTCGAATCGCTAAACAAAGAAATTGGCGGGCTTTACTCCGGAGACATATACGGATTCTTTGCAGAGTCGGGACGTGGTAAGTCTTATTCGATAATCGTATTCGTTCATTTCCTGCTTATGCAAGGCGCAAAAGTATTCGTAAAATCGTTCGAGATGCACTCTTATCGTTGGCTTTCGCGTTTGTTTTCGGTTATGACCGCGGAGCAATCACTATTAAAGAACGAACGAGGCGAGGTCGTTGGCGTTCCTAACCGCGAGCTCCTAACGGGTAAGCTCTCGGAGGAATACGAGGCGGAGTTTATGCGTATGCTGGATGAGATTAACGACTATTATCCCGGCGAATTACTGCTACAGGCAAAAGGGGAATCGGGCGAAGGTAAAATAACGCGCAGTCTCAATGAGCTTGACGAGGAATTATCACGCCGACCGGACATTGACGTGGTGGTCATCGATCCTATTTACGGATTCAGTGACGTATACGGACGCAATAATAACCGTACTACCGGCGGGGCGGCGGAACAGTCAGCGCGGAGATTTGAAGGATTAGTCGGAGACCACAACGTCGTCGGTATTTACGCGGTGCAAGCCGACGTTGACCGAAAAGAGAAGGGAGAAGATGTCGGATCACACGAACTCCGTATACCTAGTCGCGATAAAGTAAAAACGACTAAAGCATTATTGGAGATTGCGACAATTCTCTTCGGCTTCGATTCGAATAATGACGGACTGGCGGCGCTAGGAATCGAGAAGGGGCGCGACGGTGGAGAGGACTTCGAGCTCGAATTAATATCGATGCTAGACGTTGGAGTTCTGCGTGAGCCCGTAATAAGTCCGACTCAGTTTATTTAA
- a CDS encoding DNA replication protein, with the protein MTNETNESRCILAPSCGIAGSPDACHSQCPAYIQMHSAAGRHTLAGLPSEYALVDLATAAPRKDQPSAYAIIDRLAGTFSRQFEERPNIKSVYLYSAEPGTGKTTTAAALLNAYLRTHFVEAARLGRTPHRKPAEFFDLNEYQTAYILASQMRDETQLQAIGRRLGSAAKVPFLVLDDVAIRSATENFRAMVHAVINARIASGLPTVYTSNVDMDGLEAVYDARLADRIRDKCQVVQFVGRSKRGKRK; encoded by the coding sequence TTGACTAACGAAACTAACGAATCCCGCTGCATCCTCGCCCCCTCCTGCGGAATCGCCGGCTCCCCTGACGCTTGCCACTCGCAATGCCCTGCGTACATCCAAATGCACTCGGCGGCTGGTCGGCATACCCTCGCTGGCTTACCGTCGGAGTACGCGCTGGTCGATCTCGCCACGGCGGCGCCCCGTAAAGATCAGCCGTCAGCTTACGCGATAATCGATCGGCTCGCGGGCACGTTCTCGCGCCAATTCGAGGAGCGCCCGAATATTAAATCCGTCTATCTATACTCCGCGGAACCCGGCACCGGCAAGACGACGACCGCGGCGGCGCTACTTAACGCTTATCTGCGGACACATTTCGTGGAGGCGGCGCGGTTAGGACGGACGCCTCACCGAAAGCCGGCGGAGTTCTTCGACCTTAACGAGTATCAGACCGCGTATATTCTAGCGTCTCAGATGCGGGACGAAACGCAACTACAGGCGATCGGCAGGCGATTAGGTAGCGCGGCGAAGGTGCCGTTTCTCGTCCTCGATGACGTGGCTATTCGAAGCGCGACGGAGAACTTCCGGGCGATGGTTCACGCCGTGATTAACGCGAGGATAGCGAGTGGATTGCCGACGGTGTATACGAGTAATGTCGATATGGACGGACTAGAGGCGGTATATGACGCGAGGCTGGCGGATCGGATTCGCGATAAATGCCAAGTCGTCCAGTTCGTAGGGCGGTCGAAACGGGGGAAAAGAAAATAG
- a CDS encoding helix-turn-helix domain-containing protein, which yields MLTADQIADLRRVYSLSQQAFAEQIGISRVYVTFIESRERPVTSTVSAKVVEKFALDVQKLAEISEIANKYRMEAVD from the coding sequence ATGTTAACGGCGGATCAAATAGCAGACCTTCGACGCGTCTACAGCTTAAGTCAACAAGCATTCGCGGAACAGATAGGCATTAGTCGAGTCTACGTGACGTTCATTGAATCGAGGGAGCGCCCCGTGACGTCAACAGTCTCTGCGAAGGTGGTGGAGAAGTTCGCGCTTGATGTTCAGAAATTAGCGGAGATTTCAGAGATTGCGAATAAATACAGAATGGAGGCGGTAGATTGA
- a CDS encoding ParB/RepB/Spo0J family partition protein codes for MITETIDHRAALIEVATSQLTVHSKQSEYSPEMSAKKWRSFLAGIAKEGILLPLVVTKGFRVIDGKHRLKAAKELGIENVRVIVEEIGEDEIPAFITESKLNRDDLKPGQKAALIIRLYYEEERQKAGGRSGTRTDLVPNLAQGSEETGKTNEILAKKAGVGKSNMAYLIAVYRNRPDLFELVFEGSYSVNKAYTQMKADEQPDEPTEEATVTLDARKLVAETLERNSSAPRYDDSLPASDPHNVVVDMREQVMSMTNEVLHRSKTINATKGDVKKSAREQLMALTRSCVIALGETSEKDDDSEILYVCLELLQKLEGGDK; via the coding sequence ATGATAACTGAAACTATTGACCACCGTGCCGCCCTCATCGAGGTTGCGACGTCCCAACTCACGGTACACAGCAAACAGTCGGAATACTCCCCGGAGATGTCAGCGAAAAAGTGGCGTAGCTTCCTCGCTGGTATCGCCAAAGAAGGCATACTATTGCCGCTAGTTGTTACGAAGGGGTTCCGAGTCATAGACGGTAAGCATCGTCTTAAAGCCGCGAAAGAACTCGGCATAGAAAACGTGCGAGTGATCGTGGAGGAAATCGGTGAGGACGAAATACCCGCGTTCATCACGGAATCCAAACTTAACCGCGACGATCTTAAGCCGGGACAGAAAGCGGCGTTAATTATACGTTTGTACTACGAGGAGGAACGGCAGAAGGCGGGAGGGAGATCCGGAACTCGCACAGACCTCGTACCAAATCTGGCACAAGGTTCGGAGGAGACCGGCAAGACAAACGAAATTCTCGCGAAGAAAGCCGGCGTCGGCAAATCGAACATGGCGTACCTAATCGCCGTCTACCGTAATCGACCGGACTTATTCGAATTAGTTTTCGAAGGTTCTTATTCCGTCAACAAAGCGTATACGCAAATGAAAGCCGACGAACAGCCGGACGAGCCCACAGAAGAGGCGACAGTTACATTAGACGCAAGGAAATTAGTTGCGGAAACACTAGAGCGTAATTCGAGCGCTCCTAGGTACGATGACTCTTTGCCTGCTAGTGATCCGCATAACGTCGTAGTAGATATGCGAGAGCAGGTAATGTCGATGACGAACGAAGTTTTACATCGTAGTAAGACGATAAACGCCACGAAGGGTGACGTCAAGAAGAGCGCCCGCGAGCAACTTATGGCTTTAACGCGAAGTTGCGTTATAGCGTTGGGAGAAACATCCGAAAAAGACGACGACTCTGAAATTCTATATGTGTGCCTTGAACTACTGCAAAAATTAGAAGGAGGAGATAAGTAA
- a CDS encoding helix-turn-helix domain-containing protein: MSDERLISVESQTEHSITSGKSETRIFVKMYVDARKAGLIADMGDHNWTTLCIIASFMDERGECYPTQSQIASALDVSRQSANARVKKLAEYRWQGRPVIEVTKGRTVEGRWDNARYTVLPISQLRIFDAEPEEIVR, from the coding sequence ATGTCCGATGAACGGTTAATATCGGTTGAATCTCAGACGGAGCACTCGATCACCTCCGGTAAGTCGGAAACGCGCATATTCGTTAAGATGTACGTCGACGCTCGTAAAGCCGGGCTCATCGCTGACATGGGCGATCACAACTGGACGACTTTGTGCATCATCGCTTCCTTTATGGACGAGCGTGGCGAATGCTACCCGACCCAGTCGCAAATAGCTTCCGCTTTAGACGTATCGAGACAATCCGCTAACGCCCGTGTGAAGAAACTCGCGGAGTATCGATGGCAGGGGCGACCGGTTATCGAGGTAACGAAGGGACGCACGGTAGAGGGTCGATGGGATAACGCGAGGTACACGGTTCTGCCGATTAGCCAATTGCGAATATTCGATGCCGAGCCGGAGGAGATCGTTCGGTAA
- a CDS encoding helix-turn-helix transcriptional regulator: MSVTDRYSWGLREIMAELGVSQNQLSHASRVRPATLRAFVNGDVQRINLEQLTDLLDALNRLAAAQSFRKRYNVEDLLYYNREE; encoded by the coding sequence ATGTCTGTAACCGATCGCTACTCGTGGGGACTTCGCGAGATCATGGCGGAGCTAGGCGTATCACAAAACCAGCTATCGCATGCATCCCGCGTACGACCCGCAACCCTTCGCGCGTTTGTCAACGGAGACGTACAGCGTATTAACCTCGAACAATTGACCGACCTACTTGACGCTCTTAATCGTTTGGCTGCGGCTCAGAGCTTTCGTAAACGGTACAATGTCGAGGACTTGCTGTATTATAACCGCGAAGAGTAA
- a CDS encoding site-specific integrase, which translates to MSKKKASLSVSEDLSDVFTSVQRESFTAPETKQNGITVNQALMIIVRQMKASGKRPRTISDYETYVNQLINYTGIMYVADVGVNTIYEWLSKMEVSNQTKLTRLKCIKAFLGKCFDNGWVEAPFWKQIKIKADIPVKEGAVDRDIELLLSLLDLGDFVQLRDATAVMVLYKTGIRISTLSALEERHVDLEDQLLKLDGGVLKNHEQLFLPFNDTLKRLFTVLIKQNDLVRREYGVHNSLIFITSRGTQISTSQSHNNIQKQLHKYSKKFGIKNLNPHALRRGYAKNLLKRGVDVATISRALGHSGLDVTTRYLHLDKEEIVDKLRGYV; encoded by the coding sequence ATGTCCAAAAAGAAAGCTTCGCTTTCAGTAAGCGAGGACTTATCGGATGTTTTCACTAGCGTCCAGCGGGAGAGTTTTACGGCTCCCGAAACGAAACAAAACGGTATCACTGTCAATCAAGCGTTAATGATTATCGTGAGGCAGATGAAAGCGTCAGGCAAACGTCCACGCACTATAAGCGATTATGAAACATACGTTAATCAGCTAATTAATTATACCGGAATAATGTACGTCGCGGATGTAGGGGTGAACACAATATACGAATGGTTGTCGAAAATGGAAGTCAGTAACCAGACGAAGTTAACGCGACTAAAATGTATTAAAGCTTTTTTGGGAAAGTGTTTTGATAATGGTTGGGTGGAAGCGCCTTTTTGGAAGCAAATCAAAATAAAAGCTGATATACCTGTCAAAGAGGGAGCGGTCGATCGAGATATTGAATTACTGCTTTCTTTACTTGATTTAGGCGACTTTGTTCAGCTAAGAGATGCTACGGCGGTTATGGTGCTTTATAAAACTGGCATACGTATTAGCACCCTTTCAGCACTTGAGGAACGACACGTCGATTTAGAAGATCAGTTGTTAAAGTTAGACGGCGGAGTGTTAAAGAATCATGAGCAGTTGTTTCTCCCTTTCAATGACACTTTAAAAAGACTGTTTACGGTTTTGATTAAACAGAACGACCTTGTTCGTCGTGAGTATGGCGTACATAATTCGTTAATCTTCATAACGAGTAGAGGAACCCAGATATCGACAAGTCAATCCCATAATAATATACAAAAGCAACTTCACAAATACTCGAAGAAGTTCGGCATAAAGAATCTAAACCCGCACGCACTTCGCAGAGGCTACGCAAAAAACCTACTTAAGAGAGGCGTTGACGTAGCGACTATCTCAAGGGCATTAGGACACAGTGGTTTAGATGTTACTACGAGGTATTTACACTTAGATAAAGAAGAGATAGTGGACAAGCTTAGAGGTTACGTATAA
- a CDS encoding metallophosphoesterase family protein — protein sequence MKILVISDTHGWEQELESFLQPLRDQVDLILHAGDSELQADSSQLKDVVTVAGNCDVFSSFPAERLLEASGLVIQLTHGHYEGVKSSLTELAQKAQENKATIAVYGHTHIPKVQRFGEVITINPGSLRLPKGKYAGSYCVVDITDEAIQINYFTMDGTAIEALEATFNRNDVS from the coding sequence ATGAAAATTCTAGTCATAAGCGACACGCATGGTTGGGAACAAGAGCTTGAATCATTTTTGCAGCCTTTACGTGACCAAGTTGATTTGATTTTACACGCAGGTGACTCGGAGCTACAGGCTGATTCAAGTCAATTAAAGGACGTTGTGACCGTAGCAGGAAACTGTGACGTTTTTTCTTCGTTCCCTGCAGAAAGATTACTCGAAGCAAGTGGTTTAGTTATTCAGTTAACCCATGGCCATTACGAAGGCGTCAAAAGTTCATTAACTGAATTAGCACAGAAAGCACAAGAGAATAAAGCCACAATTGCGGTCTATGGTCATACCCACATTCCAAAAGTGCAGCGGTTCGGAGAGGTCATAACGATCAATCCGGGTAGCTTACGACTGCCAAAAGGCAAGTATGCAGGCTCTTATTGCGTGGTAGACATAACCGACGAGGCAATTCAAATTAACTATTTCACGATGGACGGTACGGCAATTGAAGCGCTCGAAGCAACCTTTAACCGAAATGACGTCTCTTAA
- a CDS encoding XTP/dITP diphosphatase, which produces MNEVIIATTNKGKIEDFKKLFQGTYEVKSLLDFPSFPEIIEDGQTFQENARKKAEVLAKAMGQPVIADDSGLVIDALDGRPGVFSARYAGEDKNDQANIEKVLEDLRGVSERDRTARFVCTIAFADPEKETSFFEGTCEGLIAHEQAGEHGFGYDPIFYVADKNKTMAQLSLEEKNKMSHRAKAIQKLNEYLLGASS; this is translated from the coding sequence ATGAATGAAGTCATAATTGCAACAACGAACAAAGGAAAAATAGAAGATTTTAAAAAGTTGTTTCAGGGCACGTATGAAGTAAAATCTCTTTTAGACTTTCCATCGTTTCCTGAAATCATAGAAGATGGTCAAACGTTTCAAGAGAATGCTAGAAAAAAAGCAGAAGTGCTTGCAAAAGCTATGGGTCAACCTGTCATTGCCGATGATTCAGGTCTTGTCATTGATGCGTTGGATGGAAGACCAGGCGTGTTTTCAGCACGCTATGCTGGTGAAGATAAAAACGATCAAGCCAATATTGAAAAAGTGCTAGAAGACTTGAGGGGTGTGTCCGAAAGAGATCGTACAGCACGGTTCGTATGTACGATTGCTTTTGCAGATCCAGAAAAAGAAACATCTTTTTTTGAAGGAACGTGTGAAGGTCTTATCGCTCATGAACAAGCAGGTGAGCATGGATTTGGCTATGATCCTATTTTCTATGTTGCCGATAAAAATAAGACGATGGCTCAATTATCTCTTGAGGAAAAGAATAAAATGAGTCATCGTGCAAAGGCGATTCAAAAGTTAAACGAGTATTTGTTAGGAGCGTCTTCATGA
- the rph gene encoding ribonuclease PH, which produces MRVDQRSENQIRPVEIIPHFTKHAEGSVLITVGDTKVICTATIENKVPPFLRGQKKGWLAAEYAMLPRATEQRTIREAAKGKLSGRTMEIQRLIGRCLRTVVDLDKLGEKTIWIDCDVIQADGGTRTAAITGAFVAMVLALQKTSGLNAIPVKDYVAAISVGIVDEHGAICDLNYQEDSNADVDMNVVQTGAGQFVEIQGSGEEAVFSRAQLNELLDLAEEGIQQLIEVQKSIVGDLFLPNSKEA; this is translated from the coding sequence ATGAGAGTGGATCAACGAAGCGAGAATCAAATTCGACCAGTGGAAATTATACCGCATTTCACGAAGCATGCGGAAGGGTCAGTTTTAATTACAGTTGGCGATACAAAAGTTATTTGTACAGCAACGATCGAAAATAAAGTGCCGCCTTTTCTGCGGGGGCAAAAAAAAGGTTGGCTTGCAGCGGAATATGCCATGCTCCCTAGAGCGACAGAACAACGAACGATCCGTGAAGCAGCGAAAGGGAAGCTTAGTGGAAGAACGATGGAGATTCAACGTTTAATTGGCCGTTGCCTGCGCACAGTCGTCGATTTAGACAAGCTTGGCGAGAAGACGATTTGGATCGATTGCGATGTCATCCAAGCTGATGGAGGTACACGTACAGCCGCTATTACAGGGGCATTTGTCGCAATGGTGTTGGCTTTACAAAAAACTTCCGGATTAAATGCGATTCCCGTAAAAGACTATGTTGCTGCGATATCAGTCGGAATTGTTGATGAGCACGGAGCGATTTGTGATTTAAACTATCAGGAAGATTCCAATGCTGATGTAGATATGAACGTAGTGCAAACAGGTGCTGGTCAATTTGTTGAAATTCAAGGCAGTGGAGAAGAAGCTGTATTTAGTCGAGCCCAATTAAATGAACTGTTAGATCTGGCTGAAGAAGGAATTCAACAACTAATTGAGGTCCAAAAATCAATCGTGGGAGATTTGTTTTTGCCTAATTCAAAGGAGGCATGA
- a CDS encoding GerMN domain-containing protein, whose translation MRKLIGISAPLIVTLTLAVGCSTGADEPVSLDEPEITYTNETEEVDPSLIDESEAGEEASDEDEDEDASDADETDESAEGAEGSEETEQTPDQDVDAQNLRQLYLFDSNGMVVPQTIELPKTDTTMKQSLEYLVADGPLQDVLPNGFRAVLPAGTTVDVNHLKEDKIAVANFSNEVEDYNLEDEKGMFEAITWTLTQFDDVDEVKIEVNGVELEQLPMSESPIVGNFSREDGINIDYGNVVDFTNSQDVTVYFLGSHENETYYVPVTRRVAETENEIATVVNELIDGPSIGMRTLLTEMNDEIELLNEPEIKDGELVLDFNEAIQTMVGEDAYIEQSIIESIALSLTEHRDVEKISILVNGQEDIFSESGEAVETIQRPAHVNKNPL comes from the coding sequence ATGCGGAAATTAATTGGAATTAGTGCGCCTCTAATTGTCACACTCACTTTGGCGGTTGGGTGTTCAACAGGAGCAGATGAGCCTGTAAGTTTAGACGAGCCGGAAATCACGTACACGAATGAAACGGAAGAAGTCGATCCTTCCTTGATTGATGAAAGTGAAGCTGGGGAAGAAGCATCAGATGAGGACGAAGATGAAGATGCTTCTGATGCAGACGAAACAGATGAATCAGCCGAAGGTGCTGAAGGCTCTGAAGAAACAGAGCAAACACCTGACCAAGATGTAGATGCGCAAAATTTGCGTCAGCTCTATTTATTCGATAGCAACGGTATGGTCGTACCTCAAACGATTGAATTGCCGAAAACAGATACAACGATGAAGCAGTCGCTCGAATACCTTGTGGCAGATGGACCTTTACAAGATGTATTGCCAAACGGGTTTAGAGCTGTCTTACCTGCAGGCACAACGGTGGATGTTAATCATCTAAAAGAAGATAAAATTGCAGTTGCGAACTTTTCAAACGAGGTAGAAGACTACAATTTAGAAGATGAAAAAGGCATGTTTGAAGCCATTACTTGGACGTTAACTCAATTTGATGATGTTGACGAAGTGAAAATTGAAGTAAATGGGGTTGAGCTTGAGCAACTACCGATGAGCGAATCGCCAATTGTCGGAAACTTTAGCCGAGAAGATGGCATTAATATTGATTATGGCAATGTTGTTGATTTTACAAATAGCCAAGATGTAACGGTATACTTCCTCGGTTCTCATGAAAATGAAACCTATTACGTTCCAGTAACGCGACGAGTCGCAGAAACAGAAAATGAAATAGCTACGGTTGTCAATGAACTAATTGATGGTCCTTCCATAGGTATGCGAACGTTGCTAACGGAGATGAATGATGAAATCGAGTTGTTAAATGAACCGGAAATCAAAGATGGGGAACTCGTTTTGGACTTCAATGAAGCGATACAAACGATGGTTGGGGAAGACGCTTATATTGAACAATCGATTATTGAATCGATTGCCCTATCGTTAACGGAACATCGTGATGTAGAGAAAATTTCGATCTTGGTAAATGGCCAAGAAGACATCTTCTCAGAATCGGGAGAAGCGGTAGAGACCATTCAACGTCCCGCGCATGTAAACAAAAATCCACTATAA